One region of Methanomicrobiales archaeon genomic DNA includes:
- a CDS encoding phospholipase D-like domain-containing protein: protein MRVALCVLLLCLLVLPAVALQIVEFCPDPYRSGDPDEYIVLEGEGSLAGYTVTDGEGGFRFPAGACIQGRLVVARDAAAYERTYGTLPHYELFDHSPLVPEVIRGDDLRMGNERDELVLLANGEEIQRVSWPGDVHPREGQIHFLEEGVWDPRVLLIGQSRFPPATFHDVSLTAFVAPDASLEVFYAAVRDADDEILVNVYEFTSPDLALALADASARGVQVRMLLEGGPVGGIAPAERYVCSLMMESGIPIHQMSSGGDAHPKYRFNHAKYMVIDGEGLFITSENFKENGFPPAGSSGNRGWGVYLESPALAEYFREVFLWDSSGGDIVPMDVHGGSYAPPVYAPYTVEFPPARFEGATVTAVLAPDTSRLIREMLEGAETSIDIEQAYITNRTPAEPNPFLAAAIEAARRGVKVRVLLDSYWYNTEDAADNDEMAAYINRVAEAEGLPLAARCADLGGNRLEKIHNKGVIVDGRRVLVSSVNWNENSPNFNRESGVIIDHPGVAAYFGAVFEDDWTASERHAAGAVGRDWGRIAAAMAVLAALLALYVHRRRR from the coding sequence ATGAGGGTAGCTCTCTGTGTCCTTCTCCTGTGCCTGCTCGTTCTTCCCGCCGTCGCCCTCCAGATCGTGGAGTTCTGCCCCGATCCCTATCGTTCCGGAGATCCCGACGAGTACATCGTGCTGGAGGGTGAGGGATCCCTGGCGGGGTATACGGTGACCGACGGGGAGGGGGGATTCCGGTTCCCCGCCGGCGCGTGCATCCAGGGACGCCTGGTGGTGGCGCGGGATGCGGCGGCGTACGAGAGGACGTACGGAACCCTGCCGCACTACGAACTGTTCGATCACTCCCCCCTCGTCCCCGAGGTGATCCGCGGCGACGACCTCCGCATGGGGAACGAGCGGGACGAACTGGTGCTGCTCGCGAACGGGGAGGAGATCCAGAGGGTCTCCTGGCCCGGGGATGTCCACCCGCGGGAGGGGCAGATCCACTTCCTCGAAGAGGGAGTATGGGACCCGCGGGTGCTTCTGATCGGCCAGTCGCGGTTCCCGCCGGCGACGTTCCATGACGTCAGCCTGACGGCGTTCGTGGCCCCGGACGCGTCGCTCGAGGTCTTCTACGCCGCTGTGCGCGATGCCGACGACGAGATCCTGGTCAACGTCTACGAGTTCACCAGCCCGGATCTGGCCCTGGCGCTCGCGGACGCATCGGCCCGCGGTGTGCAGGTGCGTATGCTCCTGGAGGGCGGGCCGGTGGGCGGCATCGCGCCGGCGGAGCGCTACGTCTGCAGCCTGATGATGGAGAGCGGCATCCCCATCCACCAGATGAGCAGCGGAGGGGACGCCCACCCCAAGTACCGCTTCAACCACGCGAAGTACATGGTGATCGACGGCGAGGGGCTCTTCATCACCAGCGAGAACTTCAAGGAGAACGGGTTCCCTCCCGCCGGATCGAGCGGAAACCGCGGCTGGGGCGTCTACCTGGAGAGCCCCGCCCTGGCGGAGTACTTCCGGGAGGTGTTCCTCTGGGACAGCAGCGGCGGGGACATCGTCCCGATGGATGTGCACGGCGGCAGCTACGCTCCGCCGGTCTACGCACCCTACACGGTCGAGTTCCCTCCGGCGCGGTTCGAGGGTGCGACCGTCACGGCGGTGCTCGCGCCGGACACCAGCCGCCTGATCCGGGAGATGCTGGAGGGGGCGGAGACCTCTATCGACATCGAGCAGGCGTATATCACCAACCGGACACCGGCCGAACCGAACCCGTTCCTCGCGGCGGCGATCGAGGCCGCCCGGCGGGGGGTGAAGGTGCGGGTGCTCCTCGACTCCTACTGGTACAACACGGAGGACGCCGCCGACAACGACGAGATGGCGGCGTACATCAACCGCGTCGCCGAGGCGGAGGGACTGCCTCTCGCTGCCCGCTGCGCGGATCTGGGCGGCAACCGCCTGGAGAAGATCCACAACAAGGGCGTCATCGTGGACGGGCGGCGGGTGCTCGTCAGCAGCGTCAACTGGAACGAGAACTCGCCCAACTTCAACCGCGAGAGCGGGGTGATCATCGACCACCCCGGTGTCGCCGCCTACTTCGGGGCGGTGTTCGAGGACGACTGGACGGCGAGCGAGAGGCATGCCGCCGGGGCGGTCGGGAGGGACTGGGGGCGGATTGCCGCGGCGATGGCGGTCCTGGCGGCACTCCTGGCGCTCTACGTCCACCGCCGCCGGAGATAG